One window of the Trifolium pratense cultivar HEN17-A07 linkage group LG2, ARS_RC_1.1, whole genome shotgun sequence genome contains the following:
- the LOC123907935 gene encoding uncharacterized protein LOC123907935 isoform X1: MSEEENNKVKQNSDSELNKNSSGAGANAASRADMTLATTDPLSEIVWSPEKGLSLKCADKNSSLFRDVGPSCSMVLSLPQSVTYCNSITDKPIDDNFLKSIAIACVKPDYKADEENSNGKGSRGNEEKVKTVERAPNFPYDQDWEKNIGDQANIGTDEISRIEGNKLSAISVEPKLIIMEQNPSPGRPSNEGIDFGIGKKAVGIGTDDDLHVFEPIIEYKGSGAAGTNLTSSSRNPLEKTEFCAENDLRNVDTEPACAATCGVTVIETKSKSREDNEMTLVCNKVLPVLHSPCNSGIRVAKNKGKEKSLSDRDANVRLSMDSDSNSSVESCNSARFFSTGKKRRNYQQQQLIIGSKRAKNSVEETSGSKSYIKHESSFKNWISSMVKGISQSVQHDSNSLSLRIANPGPLNAWSDEKLVASKTNQVPEPKNTGFKSIFRSMYSPSLKDVGTRMFHHEGEGDEDFEPSNSTVPGINATPITCYPENNSLAERHFQSNRFVESIGRYDAGPSQPNIEPLNFFNSQEISKVNQVENENCSNLDLSKEEMASNSSSTRQNTNNTDNVNSNAPSERKEAENIGHRRDNLGSLWISRFAPKSTAPLFNDLSSSPGITNSEQNASMFARRSVASDHSMPTNKAECTSQVNMFCLFCGTKGHQLSDCSAVAESELEDLQKNVNSYEGLENFPFMCIKCFQLNHWAISCSKLPSGNNFIPSNEGSARQQTDAADRILSGGTIHDRTDHKTDQNVNLKRKSNDIVTVEIECNASCKKYCGSSSKENKFKDKPIITSPSRHVPERIFDAVKKLQLSRTDILKYVMQANKTGTISLDDLYLTECSSYDCFRWITAHGSISQLDGFFLRLRFGKWEEGPGGTGYHVACISETERHSLEQHTRKSLSVKVGGIKCMVESHYISNQDFLEEEIKEWWSNTSKAGVEIPSEEDLIANFKKKQLLGL; this comes from the exons ATGAGTgaagaagaaaacaataaagtaaaacaaaatagtGATAGTGAACTTAATAAAAATAGTTCAGGTGCAGGTGCAAATGCAGCTTCTAGAGCTGACATGACATTAGCTACAACTGACCCTCTATCTGAAATTGTTTGGTCTCCAGAAAAAGGTCTAAGTCTTAAATGTGCTGATAAAAATAGTTCTCTTTTTCGCGATGTTGGACCAAGTTGCTCTATGGTTCTTTCTCTGCCGCAAAGTGTTACTTATTGCAACTCTATCACGGATAAACCTATTGACGATAATTTTCTAAAATCTATAGCTATTGCATGTGTCAAGCCCGATTATAAAGCCGATGAAGAAAATAGCAACGGTAAAG GATCTCGTGGTAACGAAGAGAAAGTAAAGACTGTTGAAAGAGCGCCTAATTTTCCCTATGATCAAGATTGGGAGAAGAATATTGGTGATCAAGCCAACATTGGAACCGATGAAATATCTAGAATAGAAGGAAACAAATTATCTGCTATTTCAG TTGAACCTAAACTTATCATCATGGAGCAAAATCCTTCACCAGGGAGACCTTCCAATGAAGGCATAGATTTTGGTATCGGAAAAAAGGCAGTTGGAATTGGAACAGATGATGATTTACATGTGTTTGAGCCTATAATTGAATATAAAGGCTCTGGTGCTGCAGGAACTAATTTAACATCTTCCAGTAGGAATCCCTTAGAAAAAACGGAATTTTGTGCCGAGAATGATTTAAGAAATGTTGACACTGAACCTGCTTGTGCTGCAACATGTGGAGTTACTGTTATTGAGACTAAAAGCAAATCTCGTGAGGACAATGAAATGACACTAGTTTGCAATAAGGTTCTTCCGGTTTTGCATTCTCCATGTAACAGTGGAATTCGCGTGGCGAAAAATAAAGGGAAGGAAAAGTCCTTATCAGACAGGGACGCAAATGTAAGATTATCAATGGATAGTGACAGCAATTCAAGTGTTGAAAGCTGTAACAGTGCTAGGTTTTTTTCCACAGGTAAGAAGCGGCGTAACTATCAACAACAGCAGTTGATAATTGGAAGTAAAAGAGCCAAAAACAGCGTTGAAGAAACTTCTGGTTCCAAATCCTATATTAAACATGAAAGCTCATTCAAAAACTGGATTTCAAGCATGGTGAAAGGGATCTCGCAATCAGTCCAACACGATTCAAACAGTTTATCTCTTAGAATTGCAAATCCAGGTCCTCTTAATGCATGGTCTGATGAGAAACTTGTTGCAAGCAAAACAAATCAAGTTCCTGAGCCGAAAAATACAGGATTCAAATCCATTTTTCGGTCCATGTATAGTCCAAGTTTGAAGGATGTAGGAACAAGAATGTTTCATCATGAAGGAGAAGGTGATGAGGATTTTGAGCCAAGTAATAGCACGGTACCTGGAATAAATGCTACTCCAATAACCTGTTATCCAGAGAACAATAGCCTTGCCGAACGGCATTTTCAATCAAATAGGTTTGTAGAATCTATAGGGAGATACGATGCTGGTCCGTCGCAGCCTAACATTGaacctttaaatttttttaacagtCAGGAAATCAGCAAAGTTAACCAAGTAGAGAATGAAAATTGTTCAAATTTGGACCTTAGTAAGGAAGAAATGGCATCAAATTCATCTTCAACAAGacaaaatacaaataatacTGATAATGTAAATTCCAATGCACCATCTGAGAGAAAGGAAGCGGAGAATATCGGTCACAGAAGAGACAATCTAGGGAGTCTGTGGATATCTAGATTTGCACCGAAGTCAACTGCCCCCTTGTTCAACGACCTTTCGTCTTCCCCAGGAATCACAAACTCGGAGCAAAATGCTTCGATGTTTGCCAGGAGATCTGTTGCCAGTGATCATAGTATGCCGACGAACAAAGCAGAATGTACCTCACAAGTgaatatgttttgtttgttttgcggCACAAAAGGTCACCAACTCAGTGATTGCTCAGCTGTTGCAGAAAGTGAGCTAGAAGATCTTCAGAAGAATGTAAATTCATATGAAGGTCTAGAAAATTTTCCTTTTATGTGCATTAAATGTTTTCAGCTCAACCACTGGGCAATTTCATGTTCCAAACTTCCTAGTGGAAATAATTTTATCCCGAGCAATGAAGGGAGTGCGAGACAACAGACTGATGCGGCTGACCGTATTTTATCTGGCGGTACTATCCATGATAGAACCGATCACAAAACAGATCAGAATGTTAATTTGAAGCGGAAATCAAATGATATTGTAACCGTCGAGATAGAATGCAATGCATCATGCAAGAAATATTGTGGTTCTAGTTCAAAggaaaacaaattcaaagacaAACCTATTATAACATCTCCATCCAGACATGTACCAGAAAGAATCTTCGATGCAGTGAAAAAGCTTCAATTGTCCCGCACCGACATCCTAAAGTATGTAATGCAAGCCAATAAAACAGGCACAATATCTCTTGATGACTTGTACTTAACAGAATGTTCTTCATATGATTGTTTCAGATGGATAACAGCGCATGGATCGATATCGCAACTTGATGGCTTTTTCTTGCGCCTGCGGTTTGGGAAGTGGGAAGAAGGGCCTGGAGGAACTGGATACCATGTGGCTTGTATAAGTG AAACCGAGAGACATAGTTTAGAGCAGCATACTAGAAAATCTCTCTCAGTGAAAGTAGGGGGAATCAAGTGTATGGTAGAAAGTCATTATATATCTAATCAAGATTTTCTTGAG GAAGAAATCAAAGAATGGTGGTCTAACACCTCAAAAGCAGGTGTTGAGATTCCATCTGAAGAAGATCTgattgcaaattttaaaaagaaacaaCTGTTAGGCTTGTAG
- the LOC123907935 gene encoding uncharacterized protein LOC123907935 isoform X6 produces the protein MEQNPSPGRPSNEGIDFGIGKKAVGIGTDDDLHVFEPIIEYKGSGAAGTNLTSSSRNPLEKTEFCAENDLRNVDTEPACAATCGVTVIETKSKSREDNEMTLVCNKVLPVLHSPCNSGIRVAKNKGKEKSLSDRDANVRLSMDSDSNSSVESCNSARFFSTGKKRRNYQQQQLIIGSKRAKNSVEETSGSKSYIKHESSFKNWISSMVKGISQSVQHDSNSLSLRIANPGPLNAWSDEKLVASKTNQVPEPKNTGFKSIFRSMYSPSLKDVGTRMFHHEGEGDEDFEPSNSTVPGINATPITCYPENNSLAERHFQSNRFVESIGRYDAGPSQPNIEPLNFFNSQEISKVNQVENENCSNLDLSKEEMASNSSSTRQNTNNTDNVNSNAPSERKEAENIGHRRDNLGSLWISRFAPKSTAPLFNDLSSSPGITNSEQNASMFARRSVASDHSMPTNKAECTSQVNMFCLFCGTKGHQLSDCSAVAESELEDLQKNVNSYEGLENFPFMCIKCFQLNHWAISCSKLPSGNNFIPSNEGSARQQTDAADRILSGGTIHDRTDHKTDQNVNLKRKSNDIVTVEIECNASCKKYCGSSSKENKFKDKPIITSPSRHVPERIFDAVKKLQLSRTDILKWITAHGSISQLDGFFLRLRFGKWEEGPGGTGYHVACISETERHSLEQHTRKSLSVKVGGIKCMVESHYISNQDFLEEEIKEWWSNTSKAGVEIPSEEDLIANFKKKQLLGL, from the exons ATGGAGCAAAATCCTTCACCAGGGAGACCTTCCAATGAAGGCATAGATTTTGGTATCGGAAAAAAGGCAGTTGGAATTGGAACAGATGATGATTTACATGTGTTTGAGCCTATAATTGAATATAAAGGCTCTGGTGCTGCAGGAACTAATTTAACATCTTCCAGTAGGAATCCCTTAGAAAAAACGGAATTTTGTGCCGAGAATGATTTAAGAAATGTTGACACTGAACCTGCTTGTGCTGCAACATGTGGAGTTACTGTTATTGAGACTAAAAGCAAATCTCGTGAGGACAATGAAATGACACTAGTTTGCAATAAGGTTCTTCCGGTTTTGCATTCTCCATGTAACAGTGGAATTCGCGTGGCGAAAAATAAAGGGAAGGAAAAGTCCTTATCAGACAGGGACGCAAATGTAAGATTATCAATGGATAGTGACAGCAATTCAAGTGTTGAAAGCTGTAACAGTGCTAGGTTTTTTTCCACAGGTAAGAAGCGGCGTAACTATCAACAACAGCAGTTGATAATTGGAAGTAAAAGAGCCAAAAACAGCGTTGAAGAAACTTCTGGTTCCAAATCCTATATTAAACATGAAAGCTCATTCAAAAACTGGATTTCAAGCATGGTGAAAGGGATCTCGCAATCAGTCCAACACGATTCAAACAGTTTATCTCTTAGAATTGCAAATCCAGGTCCTCTTAATGCATGGTCTGATGAGAAACTTGTTGCAAGCAAAACAAATCAAGTTCCTGAGCCGAAAAATACAGGATTCAAATCCATTTTTCGGTCCATGTATAGTCCAAGTTTGAAGGATGTAGGAACAAGAATGTTTCATCATGAAGGAGAAGGTGATGAGGATTTTGAGCCAAGTAATAGCACGGTACCTGGAATAAATGCTACTCCAATAACCTGTTATCCAGAGAACAATAGCCTTGCCGAACGGCATTTTCAATCAAATAGGTTTGTAGAATCTATAGGGAGATACGATGCTGGTCCGTCGCAGCCTAACATTGaacctttaaatttttttaacagtCAGGAAATCAGCAAAGTTAACCAAGTAGAGAATGAAAATTGTTCAAATTTGGACCTTAGTAAGGAAGAAATGGCATCAAATTCATCTTCAACAAGacaaaatacaaataatacTGATAATGTAAATTCCAATGCACCATCTGAGAGAAAGGAAGCGGAGAATATCGGTCACAGAAGAGACAATCTAGGGAGTCTGTGGATATCTAGATTTGCACCGAAGTCAACTGCCCCCTTGTTCAACGACCTTTCGTCTTCCCCAGGAATCACAAACTCGGAGCAAAATGCTTCGATGTTTGCCAGGAGATCTGTTGCCAGTGATCATAGTATGCCGACGAACAAAGCAGAATGTACCTCACAAGTgaatatgttttgtttgttttgcggCACAAAAGGTCACCAACTCAGTGATTGCTCAGCTGTTGCAGAAAGTGAGCTAGAAGATCTTCAGAAGAATGTAAATTCATATGAAGGTCTAGAAAATTTTCCTTTTATGTGCATTAAATGTTTTCAGCTCAACCACTGGGCAATTTCATGTTCCAAACTTCCTAGTGGAAATAATTTTATCCCGAGCAATGAAGGGAGTGCGAGACAACAGACTGATGCGGCTGACCGTATTTTATCTGGCGGTACTATCCATGATAGAACCGATCACAAAACAGATCAGAATGTTAATTTGAAGCGGAAATCAAATGATATTGTAACCGTCGAGATAGAATGCAATGCATCATGCAAGAAATATTGTGGTTCTAGTTCAAAggaaaacaaattcaaagacaAACCTATTATAACATCTCCATCCAGACATGTACCAGAAAGAATCTTCGATGCAGTGAAAAAGCTTCAATTGTCCCGCACCGACATCCTAAA ATGGATAACAGCGCATGGATCGATATCGCAACTTGATGGCTTTTTCTTGCGCCTGCGGTTTGGGAAGTGGGAAGAAGGGCCTGGAGGAACTGGATACCATGTGGCTTGTATAAGTG AAACCGAGAGACATAGTTTAGAGCAGCATACTAGAAAATCTCTCTCAGTGAAAGTAGGGGGAATCAAGTGTATGGTAGAAAGTCATTATATATCTAATCAAGATTTTCTTGAG GAAGAAATCAAAGAATGGTGGTCTAACACCTCAAAAGCAGGTGTTGAGATTCCATCTGAAGAAGATCTgattgcaaattttaaaaagaaacaaCTGTTAGGCTTGTAG